The following are encoded together in the Glycine soja cultivar W05 chromosome 5, ASM419377v2, whole genome shotgun sequence genome:
- the LOC114412740 gene encoding type IV inositol polyphosphate 5-phosphatase 9-like isoform X1 — protein sequence MWPTLVANKIFKKRLGSSNFIADFPSYKEPLLGIVDIDQNSKTILNDHKDTHKYKVFVSTWNVGGIAPDEDLNIDDLFETCNNSCDIYILGYCQNCFRFSSMFQEIVPLRASNVLGSENNEISMKWNSKIREALNKKTHQRGKDAKKQELKKNFPNKKENPAKCCEAPHDFQCIISKQMVGLFISVWIRRDLCPFIRHPSVSCVGCGIMGCLGNKGSVSVRFQLHETSFCFVCSHLASGGSEGDEKYRNSNVAEIFSRTSFPRGPLLDLPRTILDHDHVIFLGDLNYRISLPEEMTRLLVEKRDWDSLLENDQLIMELMTGNMLRGWNEGAIKFGPTYKYCPNSDIYYGCCYHGKKAEKRRAPAWCDRIVWYGEGLKQLQYTRIESKLSDHRPVKAMFMAEVMVLPELMKNLQSLFLSERYEQIKTPLEVSTTDDFVNRKRSSFRL from the exons ATGTGGCCTACATTAGTGGCTAATAAGATATTCAAGAAGAGACTTGGAAGCAGCAATTTTATAGCAGATTTTCCTAGTTATAAAGAACCCTTGCTGGGTATTGTAGACATTGATCAAAACTCAAAAACCATTCTTAATGATCACAAGGACACACACAAATACAA GGTATTTGTTAGTACATGGAACGTAGGTGGGATTGCACCGGATGAAGATTTGAATATAGATGATTTGTTTGAGACATGCAACAACTCTTGTGACATCTATATACTAGGGTATTGTCAGAACTGCTTCAGGTTTTCTAGCAT GTTTCAAGAAATAGTGCCTCTAAGAGCATCAAATGTATTGGGCTCCGAAAACAATGAGATTTCTATGAAATGGAATTCAAAAATCAGGGAAGCCTTGAACAAGAAAACACATCAAAGGGGCAAAGATGCTAAAAAACAGGAGCTAAAGAAAAATTTTCccaataagaaagaaaatccagCTAAGTGCTGTGAAGCCCCACATGATTTCCAATGTATCATTAGCAAGCAAATGGTTGGATTATTCATATCTGTATGGATTAGAAGAGATCTTTGTCCATTCATTCGGCATCCAAGCGTGTCATGTGTAGGCTGTGGCATAATGGGCTGCTTAGGAAACAAG GGTTCTGTATCAGTGAGATTTCAGTTACATGAAACAAGCTTCTGCTTTGTGTGCAGCCATCTAGCTTCAGGGGGCAGCGAAGGTGATGAAAAGTACAGGAACTCTAATGTTGCTGAAATTTTTTCTCGGACAAGTTTTCCTAGAGGCCCTTTGCTTGATCTGCCTAGAACCATTCTTGATCATGA TCATGTAATATTTCTTGGAGATCTAAATTACAGAATTTCTCTACCAGAAGAAATGACACGCTTGCTTGTTGAAAAAAGAGACTGGGATTCCTTATTAGAAAATGATCAG CTAATAATGGAGCTAATGACTGGAAACATGTTAAGAGGATGGAATGAAGGAGCAATTAAATTTGGACCTACCTACAAATATTGTCCAAATTCAGACATTTACTATGGATGTTGCTATCATGGCAAAAAGGCAGAAAAGAGAAGAGCACCAGCATG GTGTGATCGAATAGTATGGTATGGTGAGGGTCTAAAGCAACTTCAGTACACTAGAATTGAATCAAAACTGTCAGATCATAGACCTGTTAAGGCTATGTTTATGGCAGAAGTCATGGTTTTACCAGAGCTGATGAAAAACTTGCAAAGCTTATTCCTATCAGAAAGATACGAGCAAATTAAAACTCCCCTTGAAGTTTCCACCACTGATGATTTTGTAAATAGAAAACGATCAAGCTTCCGATTGTGA
- the LOC114412740 gene encoding type IV inositol polyphosphate 5-phosphatase 9-like isoform X3 yields the protein MWPTLVANKIFKKRLGSSNFIADFPSYKEPLLGIVDIDQNSKTILNDHKDTHKYKVFVSTWNVGGIAPDEDLNIDDLFETCNNSCDIYILGFQEIVPLRASNVLGSENNEISMKWNSKIREALNKKTHQRGKDAKKQELKKNFPNKKENPAKCCEAPHDFQCIISKQMVGLFISVWIRRDLCPFIRHPSVSCVGCGIMGCLGNKGSVSVRFQLHETSFCFVCSHLASGGSEGDEKYRNSNVAEIFSRTSFPRGPLLDLPRTILDHDHVIFLGDLNYRISLPEEMTRLLVEKRDWDSLLENDQLIMELMTGNMLRGWNEGAIKFGPTYKYCPNSDIYYGCCYHGKKAEKRRAPAWCDRIVWYGEGLKQLQYTRIESKLSDHRPVKAMFMAEVMVLPELMKNLQSLFLSERYEQIKTPLEVSTTDDFVNRKRSSFRL from the exons ATGTGGCCTACATTAGTGGCTAATAAGATATTCAAGAAGAGACTTGGAAGCAGCAATTTTATAGCAGATTTTCCTAGTTATAAAGAACCCTTGCTGGGTATTGTAGACATTGATCAAAACTCAAAAACCATTCTTAATGATCACAAGGACACACACAAATACAA GGTATTTGTTAGTACATGGAACGTAGGTGGGATTGCACCGGATGAAGATTTGAATATAGATGATTTGTTTGAGACATGCAACAACTCTTGTGACATCTATATACTAGG GTTTCAAGAAATAGTGCCTCTAAGAGCATCAAATGTATTGGGCTCCGAAAACAATGAGATTTCTATGAAATGGAATTCAAAAATCAGGGAAGCCTTGAACAAGAAAACACATCAAAGGGGCAAAGATGCTAAAAAACAGGAGCTAAAGAAAAATTTTCccaataagaaagaaaatccagCTAAGTGCTGTGAAGCCCCACATGATTTCCAATGTATCATTAGCAAGCAAATGGTTGGATTATTCATATCTGTATGGATTAGAAGAGATCTTTGTCCATTCATTCGGCATCCAAGCGTGTCATGTGTAGGCTGTGGCATAATGGGCTGCTTAGGAAACAAG GGTTCTGTATCAGTGAGATTTCAGTTACATGAAACAAGCTTCTGCTTTGTGTGCAGCCATCTAGCTTCAGGGGGCAGCGAAGGTGATGAAAAGTACAGGAACTCTAATGTTGCTGAAATTTTTTCTCGGACAAGTTTTCCTAGAGGCCCTTTGCTTGATCTGCCTAGAACCATTCTTGATCATGA TCATGTAATATTTCTTGGAGATCTAAATTACAGAATTTCTCTACCAGAAGAAATGACACGCTTGCTTGTTGAAAAAAGAGACTGGGATTCCTTATTAGAAAATGATCAG CTAATAATGGAGCTAATGACTGGAAACATGTTAAGAGGATGGAATGAAGGAGCAATTAAATTTGGACCTACCTACAAATATTGTCCAAATTCAGACATTTACTATGGATGTTGCTATCATGGCAAAAAGGCAGAAAAGAGAAGAGCACCAGCATG GTGTGATCGAATAGTATGGTATGGTGAGGGTCTAAAGCAACTTCAGTACACTAGAATTGAATCAAAACTGTCAGATCATAGACCTGTTAAGGCTATGTTTATGGCAGAAGTCATGGTTTTACCAGAGCTGATGAAAAACTTGCAAAGCTTATTCCTATCAGAAAGATACGAGCAAATTAAAACTCCCCTTGAAGTTTCCACCACTGATGATTTTGTAAATAGAAAACGATCAAGCTTCCGATTGTGA
- the LOC114412743 gene encoding uncharacterized protein LOC114412743 isoform X3, whose protein sequence is MSEVEFEPQSPRLFIPNFLSLNECRELEFIHKSSSTVGYRPIVFSTTLSHLIATNSSHFIIPFIPIRERLKDKLEEFFKCEYELFIEFTGLISWSRGASIGWHSDDNRPYLKQRHFSEVCYLNTYGPDFSGGLFHFQDGCSDVHS, encoded by the exons ATGTCCGAGGTTGAGTTTGAACCTCAATCACCACGCCTCTTCATCCCCAACTTCCTCTCCCTCAACGAATGCAGA GAATTGGAATTCATCCACAAGAGTAGCAGCACGGTGGGTTACAGACCCATTGTCTTCTCCACCACTCTCTCCCATCTCATTGCTACCAATTCTTCCCACTTCATCATTCCTTTTATACCCATCAGag AACGGTTGAAAGACAAGCTAGAGGAGTTTTTCAAGTGTGAGTATGAGCTCTTCATTGAATTCACTGGTTTAATAAG TTGGAGCAGAGGAGCAAGCATTGGATGGCATAGTGATGATAACAGGCCCTACCTCAAACAACGTCACTTCTCA GAAGTATGCTATTTGAACACTTATGGCCCGGATTTCAGTGGTGGACTCTTTCACTTCCAGGATG GATGTTCTGATGTACACAGCTGA
- the LOC114412743 gene encoding uncharacterized protein LOC114412743 isoform X1: MSEVEFEPQSPRLFIPNFLSLNECRELEFIHKSSSTVGYRPIVFSTTLSHLIATNSSHFIIPFIPIRERLKDKLEEFFKCEYELFIEFTGLISWSRGASIGWHSDDNRPYLKQRHFSDVLMYTADDHNIHSVDEITEGERLTLALWFSRDGSHDEDMKLISLLSRHLLHDNMADSYLPLPASSNMYWFSKDQASNYQFGFNICWARLHVLGYDIYISQDSSCESDVSESLLKPVRLVRENELLDQEFVNIMHALQVFC; encoded by the exons ATGTCCGAGGTTGAGTTTGAACCTCAATCACCACGCCTCTTCATCCCCAACTTCCTCTCCCTCAACGAATGCAGA GAATTGGAATTCATCCACAAGAGTAGCAGCACGGTGGGTTACAGACCCATTGTCTTCTCCACCACTCTCTCCCATCTCATTGCTACCAATTCTTCCCACTTCATCATTCCTTTTATACCCATCAGag AACGGTTGAAAGACAAGCTAGAGGAGTTTTTCAAGTGTGAGTATGAGCTCTTCATTGAATTCACTGGTTTAATAAG TTGGAGCAGAGGAGCAAGCATTGGATGGCATAGTGATGATAACAGGCCCTACCTCAAACAACGTCACTTCTCA GATGTTCTGATGTACACAGCTGATGACCATAACATTCATTCTGTTGATGAG ATAACTGAAGGAGAAAGGCTCACACTTGCTTTATGGTTCAGTCGTGATGGCTCCCATGATGAGGATATGAAGCtcatttctcttctttcacgACACCTGTTGCATGACAACATGGCTGATTCATACTTACCTTTGCCAGCATCCAGTAATATGTACTGGTTTTCTAAGGACCAAGCTTCCAATTATCAGTTCGGTTTTAATATATGCTGGGCTAGACTGCATGTTCTTGGATACGACATATATATTTCTCAAGACAGTAGCTGTGAGTCCGATGTCTCTGAATCACTGTTAAAGCCAGTGCGCTTAGTGAGGGAGAATGAGTTGCTAGACCAGGAATTTGTCAATATTATGCATGCACTTCAGgtattttgttaa
- the LOC114412743 gene encoding uncharacterized protein LOC114412743 isoform X2 yields the protein MSEVEFEPQSPRLFIPNFLSLNECRSSSTVGYRPIVFSTTLSHLIATNSSHFIIPFIPIRERLKDKLEEFFKCEYELFIEFTGLISWSRGASIGWHSDDNRPYLKQRHFSDVLMYTADDHNIHSVDEITEGERLTLALWFSRDGSHDEDMKLISLLSRHLLHDNMADSYLPLPASSNMYWFSKDQASNYQFGFNICWARLHVLGYDIYISQDSSCESDVSESLLKPVRLVRENELLDQEFVNIMHALQVFC from the exons ATGTCCGAGGTTGAGTTTGAACCTCAATCACCACGCCTCTTCATCCCCAACTTCCTCTCCCTCAACGAATGCAGA AGTAGCAGCACGGTGGGTTACAGACCCATTGTCTTCTCCACCACTCTCTCCCATCTCATTGCTACCAATTCTTCCCACTTCATCATTCCTTTTATACCCATCAGag AACGGTTGAAAGACAAGCTAGAGGAGTTTTTCAAGTGTGAGTATGAGCTCTTCATTGAATTCACTGGTTTAATAAG TTGGAGCAGAGGAGCAAGCATTGGATGGCATAGTGATGATAACAGGCCCTACCTCAAACAACGTCACTTCTCA GATGTTCTGATGTACACAGCTGATGACCATAACATTCATTCTGTTGATGAG ATAACTGAAGGAGAAAGGCTCACACTTGCTTTATGGTTCAGTCGTGATGGCTCCCATGATGAGGATATGAAGCtcatttctcttctttcacgACACCTGTTGCATGACAACATGGCTGATTCATACTTACCTTTGCCAGCATCCAGTAATATGTACTGGTTTTCTAAGGACCAAGCTTCCAATTATCAGTTCGGTTTTAATATATGCTGGGCTAGACTGCATGTTCTTGGATACGACATATATATTTCTCAAGACAGTAGCTGTGAGTCCGATGTCTCTGAATCACTGTTAAAGCCAGTGCGCTTAGTGAGGGAGAATGAGTTGCTAGACCAGGAATTTGTCAATATTATGCATGCACTTCAGgtattttgttaa
- the LOC114412742 gene encoding purple acid phosphatase 8-like isoform X1, whose protein sequence is MASSLNQRMLFPLMFVIGMFCLMVTPSIAELPIFKHPPKKQQSLNILVLGDWGRKGTYNQSLVANQMGIVGEKLDIDFVISTGDNFYEDGLKGVDDPAFYQSFVDMYTAPSLQKTWYTVLGNHDYRGDVGAQLSPILKQKDSRWLCMRSFILDGEIVEFFFVDTTPFVEEYFTDPGEHTYDWEGVLPRLAYHSELLKDVDLALAQSKAKWKMVVGHHTINSAGHHGNTEELKQLLVPILEANDVDAYINGHDHCLQHIIDNNSGIHFITSGGGSKAWSGDVKPWKLEELKLYYDGQGFMSMQITKSKADIIFYDAFGKVLHTWSISKDRSVAAWI, encoded by the exons ATGGCTTCATCTTTAAACCAACGCATGTTATTCCCTCTTATGTTCGTAATTGGTATGTTCTGCTTAATGGTAACTCCTTCTATTGCGGAACTTCCCATATTCAAACACCCTCCAAAAAAACAACAATCTCTTAATATATTGGTCCTTGGAGATTGGGGAAGAAAAGGAACCTACAATCAATCTTTGGTCGCCAATCAG atgggAATTGTGGGAGAGAAACTAGACATAGATTTTGTGATCTCCACTGGTGACAATTTTTACGAAGATGGACTAAAAGGGGTTGATGATCCAGCATTCTACCAATCATTCGTCGACATGTACACTGCCCCAAGCTTGCAAAAGACATGGTACACTG TTCTGGGTAACCATGACTACAGAGGTGATGTTGGGGCACAACTAAGTCCAATtctaaaacaaaaagatagcAGATGGCTTTGCATGAGATCTTTTATTCTCGATGGAG AAATTGTGGAATTTTTCTTTGTGGACACCACTCCATTTGTAGAAGAGTACTTCACGGACCCAGGAGAGCATACCTATGACTGGGAAGGCGTTCTTCCTCGCCTAGCTTACCATTCAGAACTCTTGAAG GATGTTGATTTAGCTTTGGCTCAATCAAAAGCAAAATGGAAGATGGTGGTGGGTCATCATACCATCAACAGTGCTGGGCATCATGGTAACACCGAAGAGCTTAAACAGCTACTTGTTCCCATCTTAGAG GCGAACGATGTTGATGCATACATAAATGGACATGACCACTGCTTGCAGCATATAATTGACAATAATAG TGGAATTCACTTTATAACAAGTGGAGGTGGATCAAAGGCATGGTCGGGCGATGTCAAGCCATGGAAACTGGAAGAACTGAAGTTGTATTATGATGGGCAAGGATTCATGTCTATGCAGATCACCAAAAGCAAAGCAGATATCATATTTTATGATGCCTTTGGCAAAGTTTTGCATACATGGAGCATATCCAAAGACCGTAGCGTAGCAGCCTGGATATAA
- the LOC114412740 gene encoding type IV inositol polyphosphate 5-phosphatase 9-like isoform X2, translating into MWPTLVANKIFKKRLGSSNFIADFPSYKEPLLGIVDIDQNSKTILNDHKDTHKYKVFVSTWNVGGIAPDEDLNIDDLFETCNNSCDIYILGYCQNCFRFQEIVPLRASNVLGSENNEISMKWNSKIREALNKKTHQRGKDAKKQELKKNFPNKKENPAKCCEAPHDFQCIISKQMVGLFISVWIRRDLCPFIRHPSVSCVGCGIMGCLGNKGSVSVRFQLHETSFCFVCSHLASGGSEGDEKYRNSNVAEIFSRTSFPRGPLLDLPRTILDHDHVIFLGDLNYRISLPEEMTRLLVEKRDWDSLLENDQLIMELMTGNMLRGWNEGAIKFGPTYKYCPNSDIYYGCCYHGKKAEKRRAPAWCDRIVWYGEGLKQLQYTRIESKLSDHRPVKAMFMAEVMVLPELMKNLQSLFLSERYEQIKTPLEVSTTDDFVNRKRSSFRL; encoded by the exons ATGTGGCCTACATTAGTGGCTAATAAGATATTCAAGAAGAGACTTGGAAGCAGCAATTTTATAGCAGATTTTCCTAGTTATAAAGAACCCTTGCTGGGTATTGTAGACATTGATCAAAACTCAAAAACCATTCTTAATGATCACAAGGACACACACAAATACAA GGTATTTGTTAGTACATGGAACGTAGGTGGGATTGCACCGGATGAAGATTTGAATATAGATGATTTGTTTGAGACATGCAACAACTCTTGTGACATCTATATACTAGGGTATTGTCAGAACTGCTTCAG GTTTCAAGAAATAGTGCCTCTAAGAGCATCAAATGTATTGGGCTCCGAAAACAATGAGATTTCTATGAAATGGAATTCAAAAATCAGGGAAGCCTTGAACAAGAAAACACATCAAAGGGGCAAAGATGCTAAAAAACAGGAGCTAAAGAAAAATTTTCccaataagaaagaaaatccagCTAAGTGCTGTGAAGCCCCACATGATTTCCAATGTATCATTAGCAAGCAAATGGTTGGATTATTCATATCTGTATGGATTAGAAGAGATCTTTGTCCATTCATTCGGCATCCAAGCGTGTCATGTGTAGGCTGTGGCATAATGGGCTGCTTAGGAAACAAG GGTTCTGTATCAGTGAGATTTCAGTTACATGAAACAAGCTTCTGCTTTGTGTGCAGCCATCTAGCTTCAGGGGGCAGCGAAGGTGATGAAAAGTACAGGAACTCTAATGTTGCTGAAATTTTTTCTCGGACAAGTTTTCCTAGAGGCCCTTTGCTTGATCTGCCTAGAACCATTCTTGATCATGA TCATGTAATATTTCTTGGAGATCTAAATTACAGAATTTCTCTACCAGAAGAAATGACACGCTTGCTTGTTGAAAAAAGAGACTGGGATTCCTTATTAGAAAATGATCAG CTAATAATGGAGCTAATGACTGGAAACATGTTAAGAGGATGGAATGAAGGAGCAATTAAATTTGGACCTACCTACAAATATTGTCCAAATTCAGACATTTACTATGGATGTTGCTATCATGGCAAAAAGGCAGAAAAGAGAAGAGCACCAGCATG GTGTGATCGAATAGTATGGTATGGTGAGGGTCTAAAGCAACTTCAGTACACTAGAATTGAATCAAAACTGTCAGATCATAGACCTGTTAAGGCTATGTTTATGGCAGAAGTCATGGTTTTACCAGAGCTGATGAAAAACTTGCAAAGCTTATTCCTATCAGAAAGATACGAGCAAATTAAAACTCCCCTTGAAGTTTCCACCACTGATGATTTTGTAAATAGAAAACGATCAAGCTTCCGATTGTGA
- the LOC114412742 gene encoding purple acid phosphatase 3-like isoform X2 has protein sequence MHIYYKMGIVGEKLDIDFVISTGDNFYEDGLKGVDDPAFYQSFVDMYTAPSLQKTWYTVLGNHDYRGDVGAQLSPILKQKDSRWLCMRSFILDGEIVEFFFVDTTPFVEEYFTDPGEHTYDWEGVLPRLAYHSELLKDVDLALAQSKAKWKMVVGHHTINSAGHHGNTEELKQLLVPILEANDVDAYINGHDHCLQHIIDNNSGIHFITSGGGSKAWSGDVKPWKLEELKLYYDGQGFMSMQITKSKADIIFYDAFGKVLHTWSISKDRSVAAWI, from the exons ATGCACATCTACTATAAA atgggAATTGTGGGAGAGAAACTAGACATAGATTTTGTGATCTCCACTGGTGACAATTTTTACGAAGATGGACTAAAAGGGGTTGATGATCCAGCATTCTACCAATCATTCGTCGACATGTACACTGCCCCAAGCTTGCAAAAGACATGGTACACTG TTCTGGGTAACCATGACTACAGAGGTGATGTTGGGGCACAACTAAGTCCAATtctaaaacaaaaagatagcAGATGGCTTTGCATGAGATCTTTTATTCTCGATGGAG AAATTGTGGAATTTTTCTTTGTGGACACCACTCCATTTGTAGAAGAGTACTTCACGGACCCAGGAGAGCATACCTATGACTGGGAAGGCGTTCTTCCTCGCCTAGCTTACCATTCAGAACTCTTGAAG GATGTTGATTTAGCTTTGGCTCAATCAAAAGCAAAATGGAAGATGGTGGTGGGTCATCATACCATCAACAGTGCTGGGCATCATGGTAACACCGAAGAGCTTAAACAGCTACTTGTTCCCATCTTAGAG GCGAACGATGTTGATGCATACATAAATGGACATGACCACTGCTTGCAGCATATAATTGACAATAATAG TGGAATTCACTTTATAACAAGTGGAGGTGGATCAAAGGCATGGTCGGGCGATGTCAAGCCATGGAAACTGGAAGAACTGAAGTTGTATTATGATGGGCAAGGATTCATGTCTATGCAGATCACCAAAAGCAAAGCAGATATCATATTTTATGATGCCTTTGGCAAAGTTTTGCATACATGGAGCATATCCAAAGACCGTAGCGTAGCAGCCTGGATATAA